Proteins from one Malania oleifera isolate guangnan ecotype guangnan chromosome 4, ASM2987363v1, whole genome shotgun sequence genomic window:
- the LOC131154187 gene encoding CST complex subunit TEN1, translating into MAVPAIKSGELVSLQDLHPSSPFFKQGASLRITGKLQEYSVETAIARVVYGGGILKINTEHLRDLHIRVGSIYQFIGELVVLSDNEAILHARVGRNVDGIDLNLYHQSLQLVRQFQADHMKSHT; encoded by the exons ATGGCAGTACCTGCAATAAAGTCTGGGGAATTGGTCTCTCTACAAGATCTGCACCCATCTTCACCATTCTTTAAGCAAGGGGCTTCACTTAGAATTACTGGAAA GCTACAAGAGTATTCTGTAGAGACAGCCATAGCCAGAGTTGTTTATGGTGGTGGCATTTTAAAGATCAACACTGAACACTTGAGGGACCTTCACATTAGAGTTGGCTCCATTTACCAATTCATCGGTGAACTAGTTGTTCTATCAGACAATGAG GCAATACTGCATGCACGTGTCGGTAGAAATGTTGATGGCATTGATCTCAACCTCTATCATCAGTCTCTGCAGCTTGTGAGACAGTTTCAAGCTGATCACATGAAGAGTCATACTTAA